A genome region from Deinococcus sp. KNUC1210 includes the following:
- a CDS encoding GGDEF domain-containing protein — protein sequence MSATSSRSSLPARQVASTLEQGRRVALQVVCAGYWLYLLLHMLLLPTLRFDPLGPELMTGYLCLIVLVLTSLPQINLNFLILSLTAMCVPFILFEMSAALLVSMQPSGYMGWASVVVVLIFIILPWKVGSTISGLLILNILRGLIFAPHHSADTLNAWLSTICVMLTLTVIGAMMSRFVEERLVNNQEVHQQLAEARMDALTKVLGRAAAEEALEHGMQRSRDNQQPLSLLLCDLDNFKAINDRHGHPAGDAVLRAAARRLRRHIGRMGTVGRWGGEEFVVILPGITKTDALMLAEQLRRDIASSELAGIPVTASFGVSAYRVGDSLSDLFERSDQRLYEAKNAGRNMVRG from the coding sequence ATGTCGGCCACTTCATCCCGTTCCTCTCTTCCTGCTCGACAGGTGGCTTCGACGCTCGAACAGGGCCGCCGGGTCGCGCTGCAGGTGGTGTGTGCCGGGTACTGGCTGTACCTGCTGCTGCACATGCTGCTGTTGCCCACACTGCGTTTCGATCCGCTGGGGCCAGAACTGATGACCGGCTATCTGTGTCTGATCGTCCTGGTCCTCACGTCGCTGCCTCAGATCAATCTGAATTTTCTCATCCTGTCGCTGACGGCGATGTGTGTGCCGTTCATCCTCTTCGAGATGTCGGCGGCCCTGCTCGTCAGTATGCAGCCCAGCGGGTATATGGGCTGGGCATCGGTCGTCGTCGTCCTGATCTTTATCATCCTGCCCTGGAAGGTGGGCAGTACCATCTCGGGCCTGCTGATCCTCAATATTCTGCGCGGCCTGATCTTTGCGCCGCACCATTCCGCCGATACGCTGAATGCCTGGCTCTCGACAATCTGCGTCATGCTGACCCTGACAGTGATCGGCGCGATGATGTCCCGCTTCGTAGAAGAGCGGCTCGTGAACAACCAGGAGGTGCACCAGCAGCTCGCAGAGGCCCGCATGGACGCCCTGACGAAAGTGCTGGGCCGCGCCGCCGCCGAGGAAGCGCTGGAACACGGCATGCAGCGCTCGCGAGACAACCAGCAGCCGCTCAGCCTGCTGCTCTGCGACCTCGACAACTTCAAGGCCATCAACGACCGGCACGGCCACCCCGCCGGAGACGCGGTGCTCCGGGCAGCGGCGCGGCGGCTGCGGCGACATATCGGCAGAATGGGCACGGTGGGGCGCTGGGGCGGCGAGGAATTCGTGGTGATCCTGCCGGGCATCACCAAGACCGACGCACTCATGCTGGCCGAACAACTGCGGCGCGACATCGCATCGAGCGAACTGGCCGGTATTCCCGTGACCGCCAGCTTCGGCGTGTCGGCGTACCGGGTAGGTGACAGTCTGTCCGACCTGTTCGAACGCTCCGACCAGCGGCTCTATGAGGCCAAGAACGCCGGACGCAACATGGTGCGAGGCTGA
- a CDS encoding TM2 domain-containing protein → MTNDPDRFGVQAPAGGTGSGRVSLDKTAPGTDPSVPYSGAPLPPSPVSQQGGPSPWPNSTTAGQSAPLPQSDLAQKKLIAGLLGIFLGSLGVHKFYLGINQPGIIMLGLTVGGWILFTLLAIILIGFVFLLLPAAVGLIGLIEGILYLTKTDADFEREYVVGKKPWF, encoded by the coding sequence ATGACGAATGATCCGGACAGATTCGGTGTACAGGCTCCAGCGGGCGGAACGGGCAGCGGGCGGGTGAGCCTCGATAAGACTGCGCCCGGCACAGATCCATCGGTGCCTTACAGCGGTGCGCCGCTGCCACCGTCGCCGGTCAGTCAGCAGGGTGGCCCGTCGCCCTGGCCCAACAGCACCACCGCCGGTCAGTCAGCCCCCCTGCCTCAGAGCGATCTGGCTCAGAAGAAGCTGATCGCCGGTCTCCTGGGCATCTTCCTGGGCAGCCTGGGCGTCCACAAGTTCTATCTGGGCATCAACCAGCCGGGCATCATCATGCTGGGGCTGACCGTGGGAGGCTGGATTCTGTTCACGCTGCTCGCCATCATCCTAATCGGCTTCGTGTTTCTGCTGCTTCCGGCAGCCGTCGGCCTGATCGGTCTGATCGAGGGCATTCTGTACCTCACCAAAACCGACGCCGATTTCGAGCGCGAGTACGTGGTGGGCAAGAAACCCTGGTTCTGA
- a CDS encoding deoxyguanosinetriphosphate triphosphohydrolase, producing MFDRAALEAREVQTLAPYATLSRGSRGRLYPEPESLRRTAFQKDRDRVLHTAAFRRLEYKTQVFLNAQGDHYRTRLTHTLEVAQVARSVALSLGLNETLAETISLAHDLGHPPFGHAGESILDGLAAGHGGFDHNLQTLRIVTELEDRYPDFPGLNLTRETLDGLAKHAHLSSGQHTLEAQLVNVADGLAYSVHDLDDGLRSGLIAAHDLRGLPLWEHLTARLHLDPDHVGEKDRRSVQRELLGWLIEDLTTHSHEQIETAAVRSPQQVAAHDTTLIAFSPAMTSGLGELNRFLFERLYRHPRVLRQVAQAEHCLESLFRAFLKRPAMLPPGARSRLEGNGLERTVCDHIAGMTDRYALEEYRSLHGIAPELGF from the coding sequence CTGTTTGACCGAGCCGCTCTGGAAGCGCGTGAAGTACAGACGCTGGCTCCCTACGCCACGCTCAGCCGGGGGAGCCGGGGGCGACTGTACCCTGAACCCGAATCGCTGCGCCGCACGGCCTTCCAGAAAGACCGTGACCGGGTGCTGCACACGGCGGCCTTCCGGCGGCTGGAATACAAGACCCAGGTGTTTCTGAATGCCCAGGGCGACCACTACCGCACCCGCCTGACACACACGCTGGAAGTGGCGCAGGTGGCGCGGTCGGTGGCGCTCAGCCTGGGCCTGAACGAGACGCTCGCCGAGACCATCTCGCTGGCACACGATCTGGGGCATCCACCCTTCGGTCATGCCGGGGAATCCATTCTGGACGGGCTGGCAGCGGGGCACGGCGGCTTCGACCACAACCTTCAGACGCTGCGAATCGTGACCGAACTCGAAGACCGCTATCCAGATTTTCCGGGGCTGAATCTGACCCGCGAGACGCTGGACGGGCTGGCGAAACATGCCCATCTGAGCAGCGGACAGCACACCCTGGAAGCGCAGCTGGTGAATGTGGCCGACGGACTGGCCTACAGCGTCCACGACCTCGACGACGGCCTGAGGAGTGGTCTGATCGCCGCCCATGACCTGCGAGGGCTGCCGCTGTGGGAACACCTGACGGCCCGGCTGCACCTCGACCCCGACCACGTGGGCGAGAAGGATCGCCGCTCGGTCCAGCGCGAACTGCTCGGCTGGCTGATCGAGGATCTGACCACCCACAGCCACGAGCAGATCGAGACGGCAGCTGTTCGTTCACCCCAACAGGTCGCGGCCCACGACACCACCCTGATCGCCTTCAGTCCGGCGATGACGAGCGGCCTGGGGGAACTGAACCGCTTCCTGTTCGAGCGGCTCTACCGGCATCCGCGTGTGCTGCGGCAGGTCGCACAGGCCGAACACTGTCTGGAAAGCCTTTTCCGTGCTTTTCTGAAACGCCCCGCCATGCTGCCGCCCGGAGCACGCTCGCGGCTGGAAGGAAACGGCCTGGAACGGACCGTCTGCGACCACATCGCGGGCATGACCGACCGCTACGCTCTGGAGGAATACCGCAGCCTGCACGGTATCGCCCCGGAACTCGGTTTCTGA
- a CDS encoding 23S rRNA (pseudouridine(1915)-N(3))-methyltransferase RlmH, which yields MRLHLITVGEPRLSYARAGWNEYTLRLKHYHKLSITHVPGSTPQKESQAILKAAGRAPVIALDPRGRQWSSEELSAFVDTQGLQSVGELAFAIGGPDGHSDELRAAAHTLWSLGKLTLPHDLAMVVLAEALYRAATISRGEPYHRG from the coding sequence ATGCGGCTGCATCTGATCACGGTGGGCGAACCCCGCCTCAGCTACGCCCGCGCGGGCTGGAACGAGTACACCCTGCGCCTGAAGCACTACCACAAACTCTCCATCACGCACGTGCCGGGCAGCACGCCCCAGAAGGAATCGCAGGCCATTCTGAAGGCGGCGGGCCGCGCCCCGGTCATTGCCCTCGATCCACGGGGTAGGCAGTGGAGCAGCGAGGAACTCAGCGCTTTCGTGGACACCCAGGGCCTCCAGAGCGTGGGCGAACTGGCCTTTGCCATCGGTGGCCCCGACGGACACAGCGACGAGTTGCGGGCCGCCGCCCATACGCTCTGGTCGCTGGGCAAGCTGACCCTGCCGCACGATCTGGCGATGGTGGTGCTGGCAGAAGCGCTGTACCGCGCCGCGACCATCAGCAGGGGAGAGCCGTACCACCGGGGCTGA
- a CDS encoding ATP-dependent 6-phosphofructokinase encodes MNAAIRAVVRAATFHGVEVVGVRRGFQGLHQGDMRLLGPRDVANIIQRGGTVLLTARSHTWRTPEGRTLGAGHLKAWGVDGLIVIGGDGSFHGAHYLQQEHGIPVIGVPGTIDNDLYGTDHTIGYFTAVETALDAVDKLRDTAASHERIFVVEVMGRHAGHIALDVAVAGGAEEVFLPEEEHPAEHIAQVVSDSAAKGKASSILIVAEGYPGGGEAVARAVEAQTGLDTRLTILGHIQRGGSPVSSDRVLASRLGEAAVLALIDGKSDIMVGRGNGGMTFTPLKETWEKRKDVSRDLYRCAKTLSV; translated from the coding sequence ATGAACGCCGCGATCCGTGCAGTGGTGCGGGCCGCCACCTTCCACGGTGTCGAGGTGGTGGGCGTGCGGCGCGGCTTCCAGGGGCTGCATCAGGGCGATATGCGGCTGCTCGGCCCGCGAGACGTGGCGAACATCATCCAGCGCGGCGGCACGGTGCTGCTCACGGCCCGTTCGCATACCTGGCGCACCCCGGAAGGGCGCACGCTGGGCGCAGGACACCTGAAAGCCTGGGGCGTGGACGGCCTGATCGTGATCGGCGGCGACGGCAGCTTTCACGGGGCGCACTATCTGCAACAGGAACACGGCATCCCGGTCATTGGCGTGCCCGGTACCATCGACAACGACCTGTACGGCACCGACCATACCATCGGCTATTTCACGGCTGTCGAGACAGCGCTGGACGCGGTGGACAAGCTGCGCGACACGGCGGCGTCTCATGAGCGCATCTTCGTGGTGGAAGTGATGGGGCGGCACGCCGGGCACATCGCGCTCGATGTGGCGGTGGCGGGCGGCGCGGAAGAAGTCTTCCTGCCCGAAGAGGAGCACCCCGCCGAACACATCGCGCAGGTGGTGAGCGACAGCGCGGCCAAGGGCAAAGCCAGCAGCATCCTGATCGTGGCCGAGGGCTATCCGGGCGGCGGCGAGGCGGTCGCCCGTGCAGTCGAAGCGCAGACCGGCCTCGACACCCGTCTGACCATCCTGGGGCACATTCAGCGCGGCGGCTCACCGGTCAGCAGCGACCGGGTCCTGGCCTCGCGGCTGGGCGAAGCGGCGGTACTCGCCCTGATCGACGGCAAGAGCGACATCATGGTGGGCCGGGGAAACGGCGGCATGACCTTCACGCCGCTGAAAGAGACCTGGGAAAAGCGCAAGGACGTGAGCCGCGACCTGTACCGCTGCGCCAAAACCCTGAGCGTGTAG
- a CDS encoding DUF4384 domain-containing protein: protein MKKILTISAAVTAALISGSTLAAPKISAQSIIVNPVQSDLAVQVSVDRDNSGSQIANYQIGDNVRISATVNQDAYVYLFDIDAAGKITQILPNRFQSGANFLKANTTKVFPAAGDSYTFTIDGPVGLNKVLAVASKTELNLNNISQFQNNDSFATGKVEGQQQLAQALSIVVNPLPQNTWVSDTALYSVSGGQNTSTGSLFVGSSVPGSIVFLNGRQVGGANVTYTGLQPGSYNVRVSTPGYNEFNGTVSIRAGAVVNLNVDPVGNAVTPVQPVRPPSTANIQLRSSVAGALVFVDGRQVGSIQNGGLNLNLSRGSHEIVLIAPGYRTFVNVYNVNQGGTITINPTR from the coding sequence ATGAAGAAGATTCTGACTATTTCGGCAGCGGTCACAGCAGCCCTAATTTCCGGTAGCACCCTCGCCGCCCCCAAGATCAGCGCCCAGAGCATCATCGTCAACCCCGTGCAGAGCGATCTGGCGGTGCAGGTTTCCGTCGATCGCGACAACAGTGGCAGCCAGATCGCCAACTACCAGATCGGTGACAACGTCCGCATCAGCGCCACCGTCAATCAGGATGCCTACGTGTACCTGTTCGACATTGACGCTGCTGGCAAGATCACCCAGATTCTGCCCAACCGCTTTCAGAGCGGCGCCAACTTCCTGAAGGCCAACACCACCAAGGTCTTCCCGGCGGCAGGCGACAGCTACACCTTTACCATCGACGGCCCCGTGGGCCTGAACAAGGTGCTGGCAGTGGCCTCCAAGACCGAGCTGAACCTCAACAACATCTCGCAGTTCCAGAACAACGATTCCTTTGCCACCGGCAAAGTCGAGGGCCAGCAGCAACTCGCGCAGGCCCTGAGCATCGTGGTCAATCCGCTCCCTCAGAACACCTGGGTCTCTGACACCGCGCTCTACAGCGTGTCGGGCGGTCAGAACACCAGCACCGGCAGCCTGTTCGTGGGCAGCAGCGTTCCCGGCAGCATCGTCTTCCTGAACGGGCGTCAGGTGGGCGGAGCCAATGTGACCTACACCGGCCTGCAGCCCGGCAGCTACAACGTGCGTGTTTCGACGCCCGGCTACAACGAGTTCAACGGCACCGTCAGCATCCGTGCGGGCGCGGTCGTGAACCTGAACGTCGATCCGGTGGGCAACGCTGTGACCCCCGTGCAGCCGGTCCGTCCTCCTTCGACGGCCAACATCCAGCTCCGCAGCAGCGTGGCGGGCGCCCTGGTCTTCGTGGACGGGCGTCAGGTCGGCAGCATCCAGAACGGCGGCCTGAATCTGAACCTCAGCCGTGGCAGCCACGAGATCGTGCTGATCGCCCCCGGCTACCGCACCTTCGTCAACGTGTACAACGTCAATCAGGGCGGCACCATCACCATCAACCCCACCCGCTGA
- a CDS encoding thioesterase family protein, with product MTDSSEVVGFPVSQPLRVRWAEVDAQQVVFNGHYLMYADVCCTEYFRMAGVDLWTPAAALSAAPHPDALDAYVVRATLDYRAPARFDDLLLLRGRIARLGTSSFTFECRIERGPTLLCRVELIYVNAHEGASVPLPGSFRAAVRAFQGELESNPSET from the coding sequence GTGACCGACTCTTCCGAAGTGGTGGGCTTTCCGGTATCGCAGCCGTTGCGGGTGCGCTGGGCCGAAGTGGACGCTCAGCAGGTGGTCTTCAACGGCCATTATCTGATGTATGCCGACGTGTGCTGCACCGAGTATTTCCGGATGGCGGGCGTGGACCTGTGGACGCCCGCTGCCGCGCTATCGGCGGCGCCGCACCCGGACGCGCTGGATGCCTACGTGGTCAGGGCGACGCTCGACTACCGCGCCCCCGCCCGCTTCGACGACCTGCTGCTGCTGCGGGGCCGGATAGCGCGGCTGGGCACCAGCAGTTTCACCTTCGAGTGCCGTATCGAACGCGGGCCAACCCTGCTGTGCCGTGTGGAACTGATCTATGTCAACGCGCATGAAGGTGCTTCTGTGCCGCTGCCGGGCAGCTTCCGGGCGGCGGTACGGGCATTTCAGGGCGAACTGGAATCCAACCCCAGCGAGACGTGA
- the lepB gene encoding signal peptidase I gives MLGAILPIWLLITFGFTFARVDGNSMNPTLHSGDVALLLKYPRWLRAWGLSQTYPRRGDIVVFKAPASSEYAFQQGPFGRYRPYNIKRVIGLPGDTVSISDGKVHVGGKVLAEPYASGDTPSDEAPVRVPVGSVFVLGDNRILGESVDSRYYGPVPLSDVAGPANLHVSLGLDSSSP, from the coding sequence GTGCTGGGCGCCATCCTGCCGATCTGGCTGCTCATCACCTTCGGCTTTACCTTCGCCCGCGTCGACGGCAACAGCATGAATCCGACGCTGCACAGCGGCGACGTTGCCCTCCTGCTCAAATATCCCCGCTGGCTGCGGGCCTGGGGGCTGTCGCAGACCTATCCACGGCGCGGCGATATCGTAGTGTTCAAAGCTCCGGCCAGCAGCGAATATGCCTTTCAGCAGGGACCGTTCGGACGCTACCGCCCCTACAACATCAAACGGGTGATCGGGCTGCCCGGCGACACGGTCAGCATCTCGGATGGCAAGGTGCATGTCGGCGGGAAGGTGCTGGCCGAGCCGTATGCCAGCGGCGATACCCCCAGCGACGAGGCCCCGGTGCGCGTGCCTGTTGGAAGTGTGTTCGTGCTGGGCGACAACCGGATTCTGGGCGAGAGCGTGGATTCGCGCTACTACGGCCCGGTGCCGCTGTCTGACGTGGCGGGGCCAGCCAATCTTCACGTCTCGCTGGGGTTGGATTCCAGTTCGCCCTGA
- the rsmI gene encoding 16S rRNA (cytidine(1402)-2'-O)-methyltransferase translates to MTTSEAVGCVWLVPTPLGNLGDITLRAIEVLRNCDAVACEDTRRSGQLLTHLGISRPLVRLDAHTMNRAPGILEQYPRLAYVSDAGTPGISDPGAELLRMALELGHRAEVLPGPTAFVPALILSGLDSGRFTFEGFLPRSGRERRERLKAVTERPETSLIYESPHRLHATLTELAALCAAHRPDAPERQASVTRELSKKFEETRRGTLTELAAHFSGGVKGEIVLVLAGAPEQPRPTPDADHSAQAEAWASEGKPLREIRELLQAAGLRKNDAYELALRALQGAAPQKRGAGHQEPYDPD, encoded by the coding sequence ATGACCACGTCCGAAGCGGTCGGCTGTGTCTGGCTCGTGCCCACGCCGCTGGGCAATCTGGGCGATATCACGCTGCGGGCCATCGAGGTTCTGAGGAACTGCGACGCGGTGGCCTGCGAAGACACCCGGCGCAGCGGGCAACTGCTGACGCATCTGGGGATTTCCAGACCGCTCGTGCGGCTCGACGCCCACACCATGAACCGTGCGCCGGGCATTCTGGAGCAGTATCCACGGCTGGCCTACGTATCGGACGCGGGCACACCGGGAATCAGCGACCCCGGCGCAGAGCTGCTGCGGATGGCGCTGGAACTGGGCCACCGCGCCGAGGTGCTGCCCGGCCCCACCGCGTTCGTGCCTGCCCTGATTCTGTCGGGGCTGGACAGTGGGCGGTTCACCTTCGAGGGCTTCTTGCCGCGCAGTGGACGCGAGCGCAGAGAGCGGCTGAAGGCAGTGACCGAGCGCCCGGAAACCTCGCTGATCTATGAAAGCCCGCACCGCCTGCATGCCACCCTGACAGAGCTGGCCGCCCTGTGTGCCGCACACCGCCCGGACGCTCCGGAGCGGCAGGCAAGCGTGACCCGGGAACTGTCCAAGAAGTTCGAGGAAACGCGGCGCGGCACGCTGACAGAGCTGGCCGCACACTTTTCGGGGGGCGTGAAAGGCGAGATCGTCCTCGTACTGGCGGGCGCTCCCGAGCAGCCGCGCCCGACGCCCGACGCCGACCACAGCGCACAGGCCGAAGCCTGGGCCAGCGAGGGAAAACCCCTGCGCGAAATCCGGGAGTTGTTACAGGCAGCAGGTTTGCGTAAGAATGACGCTTATGAGCTGGCGCTGCGGGCACTTCAGGGTGCAGCCCCCCAGAAGCGCGGCGCAGGCCACCAGGAGCCCTATGACCCAGACTGA
- the speA gene encoding biosynthetic arginine decarboxylase, producing MNTSTFTAADAAELYSIPSWSGGYFRVAENGKMEVTPSPGLRATLSDVVKELVDRGESLPIILRFPQLLTARVKQLNEAFQAATLEYGYSGSYQGVFPIKVNQRRAVVEGIASAGYDYAHGLEAGSKAELALCLAQRMHPDALLCCNGFKDDGFIKLALWGRTLGKNVVITLEKYSELERVLKQAKALGVKPQVGVRFKLHARGSGQWEESGGDQAKFGLNAYELLRVVERLRELDMLDSLVMLHTHIGSQITDIRRIKVAVREATQVYAGLVAQGVPLKYLNVGGGLGVDYDGSKTTFYASMNYTLKEYAADVVYTVQEVCKARAVPEPTIVSESGRALTAHHSVLVVPVIDVTGPTRDLQDIPASKGEAHQVVKDLEEILENIGARNYREMYNDAVGDKQTLHNLFDLGYVPLEDRARGEALFNAILRKIQRLISGEKYVPDELEDLQKVLADKFICNFSLFQSLPDNWAIQALFPITPLERLNERPTRQGTLVDITCDSDGKIEKFIDLRDVKATLPLHEPDGQPYYLGVFLAGAYQDVLGSSHNLFGKVNEAHVTVRPGGRYHIDLFVRGQKARRMIESMGYEEPMLRDSIEEQADRAIVAGFLTDDQERELLEDYGEELLGYTYLEYEEA from the coding sequence TTGAATACATCCACATTTACAGCCGCCGACGCCGCCGAACTCTACTCGATTCCCAGCTGGAGCGGCGGTTATTTCCGGGTAGCCGAGAATGGCAAGATGGAAGTTACGCCCAGTCCCGGCCTGCGGGCCACGCTGAGCGACGTGGTGAAGGAACTGGTTGACCGGGGAGAGAGTCTGCCGATCATCCTGCGCTTTCCTCAGCTGCTGACGGCCCGAGTCAAGCAGCTCAACGAAGCGTTTCAGGCGGCGACCCTCGAATACGGCTACAGCGGTTCGTATCAGGGCGTCTTTCCGATCAAGGTCAATCAGCGGCGGGCGGTGGTCGAGGGCATCGCGTCGGCGGGATACGACTACGCGCACGGCCTGGAAGCGGGCAGCAAGGCGGAACTGGCGCTGTGTCTGGCCCAGCGCATGCACCCCGACGCCCTGCTGTGCTGCAACGGATTCAAGGACGACGGCTTCATCAAACTGGCGCTATGGGGCCGCACGCTCGGCAAGAACGTGGTGATTACCCTCGAAAAATACAGTGAACTCGAACGCGTGCTGAAGCAGGCCAAGGCGCTGGGCGTGAAGCCGCAGGTCGGTGTGCGCTTCAAGCTGCACGCACGCGGCTCGGGCCAGTGGGAAGAATCGGGCGGCGATCAGGCCAAATTCGGGCTGAACGCTTACGAACTGCTGCGCGTCGTGGAGCGGCTGCGCGAACTCGATATGCTCGATTCGCTCGTGATGCTGCACACGCACATCGGCTCGCAGATCACCGATATCCGGCGCATCAAGGTGGCAGTGCGCGAGGCCACACAGGTGTACGCGGGTCTGGTGGCGCAGGGCGTGCCGCTCAAGTACCTGAACGTGGGCGGCGGCCTGGGCGTCGACTACGACGGCTCCAAGACCACCTTCTATGCCAGCATGAACTACACCCTCAAGGAATATGCCGCCGACGTGGTGTACACCGTGCAGGAGGTCTGCAAGGCGCGAGCGGTGCCGGAACCGACCATCGTGTCGGAATCGGGCCGCGCCCTGACCGCGCACCATTCGGTGCTGGTGGTGCCGGTCATCGACGTGACCGGGCCGACGCGCGACCTGCAGGATATTCCCGCCAGCAAGGGCGAGGCGCATCAGGTCGTCAAGGATCTGGAAGAGATTCTGGAGAACATCGGCGCACGCAACTACCGCGAGATGTACAACGACGCGGTGGGCGACAAGCAGACGCTGCATAACCTGTTCGACCTCGGCTACGTGCCGCTGGAAGACCGGGCGCGGGGAGAGGCGCTGTTCAATGCCATCCTCCGCAAGATTCAGCGCCTGATTTCCGGCGAAAAGTACGTGCCAGACGAGCTGGAAGACCTGCAAAAAGTGCTGGCCGACAAGTTCATCTGCAACTTCTCGCTGTTTCAGAGCCTGCCCGACAACTGGGCGATTCAGGCCCTCTTTCCGATCACGCCGCTGGAACGGTTGAACGAGCGTCCTACGCGTCAGGGCACGCTGGTCGATATCACCTGCGACAGCGACGGCAAGATCGAGAAGTTTATCGATCTGCGCGACGTCAAGGCCACGCTGCCGCTGCATGAACCCGACGGTCAGCCGTATTACCTGGGTGTGTTCCTGGCGGGTGCCTATCAGGACGTGCTGGGCAGTTCGCACAACCTGTTCGGCAAGGTCAACGAGGCCCATGTGACGGTGCGCCCCGGTGGCCGCTATCACATCGATCTGTTCGTGCGCGGCCAGAAGGCCCGCCGCATGATCGAGAGCATGGGATACGAGGAGCCGATGCTGCGCGACAGTATCGAGGAGCAGGCCGACCGCGCCATCGTCGCCGGATTCCTGACCGACGACCAGGAGCGCGAACTGCTGGAAGATTACGGCGAGGAACTGCTGGGCTACACCTATCTGGAGTACGAGGAAGCCTAA